The Leptolyngbya subtilissima AS-A7 genome includes a region encoding these proteins:
- a CDS encoding phosphatase PAP2 family protein encodes MAEVSPRLYWLFQSLIAFIPYLFLGLFSGAFILTAGAFLARILFVDWLRPVEELCLLTLKAQANPILDSVMTAVTRLAQGEITIPVLIVVGGILVYRDRAIAALVLAIGLGGSWLLNGIFKSFFRRERPDLWSSSKRPMDYSYPSGHAMSAISFYGLLAAALTSLNIPLEITATLALILTLGVGFSRVYLGVHWPTDVLSGWVAGGIWLGVCLLGLVRIGGL; translated from the coding sequence ATGGCAGAGGTTAGCCCCCGCCTTTACTGGTTGTTCCAGTCTCTCATTGCCTTTATCCCCTATCTGTTTCTAGGTCTTTTTTCAGGCGCATTTATTTTAACGGCGGGCGCTTTTCTAGCCCGGATTTTGTTTGTAGACTGGTTGCGACCGGTTGAAGAGCTTTGCCTGTTAACGCTCAAGGCGCAAGCTAACCCAATCCTCGATAGCGTTATGACGGCTGTAACCCGGCTAGCTCAGGGCGAGATTACCATCCCTGTGCTGATCGTGGTTGGTGGAATTTTGGTTTACCGCGACCGGGCGATCGCGGCCCTAGTTCTGGCCATTGGGTTGGGCGGGTCGTGGTTACTGAATGGGATTTTTAAATCTTTCTTCCGCCGGGAAAGGCCCGACCTGTGGTCTTCCTCTAAACGCCCGATGGACTACAGCTACCCCAGCGGCCACGCCATGAGCGCGATTTCGTTTTACGGTCTTTTGGCCGCTGCTCTAACCTCTCTCAACATTCCGCTAGAGATTACGGCTACGTTAGCTCTGATTTTGACCCTGGGGGTGGGGTTTAGCCGGGTATATTTGGGTGTGCATTGGCCAACCGATGTGTTGAGCGGCTGGGTTGCTGGCGGTATCTGGCTCGGGGTTTGCCTGCTAGGGCTAGTGCGAATTGGCGGCCTTTGA
- a CDS encoding glycoside hydrolase family 57 protein, producing the protein MATGYLALVLHAHLPYVRHPESDYVLEEEWLYEAIIETYVPLLTMFEGLKRDGIDFKLTMSMTPPLISMLRDPLLQERFDAHLAMLEELTELEVERHVHNGHLQYLAETYAKEFNHVRNVWESYSGDLVTAFKQYQDSNNLDIITCGATHGYLPLMKMYPEAVWAQIQVAAEHYEDTFGQPPKGIWLPECAYYEGLERMVADAGLRYFLTDGHGILYARPRPRFGSYSPIFTESGVAAFGRDHESSQQVWSSQVGYPGAPEYREFYRDLGWDAEYEYIKPYIMPNGQRKNVGIKYHKITGKGLGLSDKQLYDPYWAKEKAAEHAANFMYNREKQIGHLHGLMQRPPIIVSPYDAELFGHWWYEGPWFLDYLFRKSWFDQSTYEMTHLTDYLQGHPTQQVCRPSQSSWGYKGFHEYWLNETNSWIYPHLHKAAERMIDLAKREPADELEWRALNQAARELLLAQSSDWAFIMRTGTMVPYAVRRTRSHLMRFQKLWDDILREKIDSGWLEKIEIVDNIFPNINYRVYRPL; encoded by the coding sequence ATGGCTACTGGATATCTCGCACTCGTACTCCATGCCCACCTGCCCTATGTGCGTCACCCCGAGAGTGACTACGTGCTGGAGGAAGAGTGGCTCTACGAGGCAATTATCGAGACCTACGTGCCTCTGCTCACCATGTTTGAGGGGCTAAAGCGCGACGGTATCGACTTCAAGCTCACCATGAGCATGACGCCGCCCTTGATTTCCATGCTGCGCGATCCGCTGCTGCAAGAGCGCTTCGACGCCCACCTGGCCATGCTCGAAGAACTCACCGAGCTGGAGGTTGAGCGCCACGTCCACAACGGACACCTGCAATATTTAGCTGAAACCTACGCTAAAGAGTTCAACCACGTCCGCAACGTGTGGGAGAGCTACAGCGGCGACCTGGTCACCGCCTTTAAGCAGTACCAAGACAGCAACAACCTCGACATCATCACCTGCGGGGCCACCCATGGCTACCTGCCGCTGATGAAAATGTATCCCGAAGCGGTGTGGGCGCAAATTCAGGTTGCCGCTGAGCACTACGAAGACACCTTTGGTCAGCCTCCAAAGGGCATCTGGCTACCCGAGTGCGCTTACTACGAGGGTCTCGAGCGCATGGTCGCCGACGCTGGCCTGCGCTACTTCTTAACGGATGGCCACGGCATTCTCTACGCTCGACCCCGGCCCCGATTTGGCAGCTACTCCCCCATCTTCACCGAGAGCGGCGTCGCCGCCTTTGGCCGCGACCACGAGTCGTCGCAGCAGGTGTGGTCATCTCAAGTGGGCTACCCCGGCGCGCCCGAGTACCGCGAGTTCTACCGCGACCTGGGCTGGGATGCCGAATACGAATACATCAAGCCCTACATCATGCCCAACGGTCAGCGCAAGAATGTGGGCATCAAATATCACAAGATCACCGGCAAGGGCTTGGGCCTCTCCGACAAGCAGCTCTATGACCCCTACTGGGCCAAAGAAAAAGCCGCCGAGCACGCCGCTAATTTTATGTACAACCGCGAGAAGCAGATTGGCCACCTCCACGGCCTGATGCAGCGCCCGCCAATTATTGTGTCGCCCTACGACGCCGAGCTGTTTGGTCACTGGTGGTATGAAGGCCCCTGGTTCCTCGACTACCTGTTCCGCAAGAGCTGGTTTGACCAAAGCACCTACGAAATGACTCACCTGACCGACTATTTGCAAGGTCACCCCACCCAGCAGGTGTGTCGCCCCTCCCAGTCGAGCTGGGGCTACAAGGGTTTCCACGAATACTGGCTGAACGAGACCAACTCCTGGATTTACCCCCATCTGCACAAAGCTGCCGAGCGCATGATCGACCTGGCCAAGCGCGAACCTGCCGACGAGTTAGAGTGGCGCGCCCTCAACCAGGCGGCGCGGGAACTGCTGCTGGCGCAGTCGTCTGACTGGGCTTTCATTATGCGTACGGGGACGATGGTGCCTTATGCGGTGCGGCGGACCAGGTCGCACCTGATGCGTTTCCAAAAGCTGTGGGATGACATTCTGCGCGAAAAAATTGACTCCGGCTGGCTAGAAAAGATTGAGATAGTAGACAACATCTTCCCCAACATCAACTACCGCGTCTATCGCCCGCTGTAG
- a CDS encoding multicopper oxidase domain-containing protein has product MAKQPFAKFPTAWSRRQFLGWGAGGVGAVATAAVVGSTWVGRTQAARIPPLPEGYGPPTDNSFDPMALLRDFDYGTLKSENGRPVREFEVTANSSPLQLNSAITFMSWNLNGRVPGPTMRAKAGERVRIIFHNQDGHSHSMHFHGIHPAEMDGVQPIRHGQTMVYEFEAGPFGVHPYHCHVAPVTRHISKGLYGLFIVDPPEGRPPADEMVLVMGGFDIDNDGHNELYAFNGIPNYYRDHPIPIYQNQRVRLYLLNMVEFDVAVTFHIHANLFQIFPTGRTLTSTGDSDVITMGTAERHILEFAYPYPGQYMFHPHQDAIAEHGCMGLFDVLPA; this is encoded by the coding sequence ATGGCTAAACAACCCTTCGCAAAATTTCCGACGGCCTGGTCGCGGCGTCAGTTTCTGGGCTGGGGGGCTGGGGGCGTTGGGGCCGTCGCGACAGCGGCAGTGGTGGGGTCAACCTGGGTGGGACGAACGCAGGCCGCGCGCATTCCCCCATTGCCCGAGGGTTACGGGCCGCCGACCGACAATAGCTTTGACCCTATGGCCCTGCTGCGAGACTTTGACTACGGCACTCTCAAGTCAGAAAACGGCCGCCCTGTGCGCGAGTTTGAGGTGACGGCTAACAGCTCACCCCTCCAGCTCAACAGTGCCATTACCTTCATGAGCTGGAACCTCAACGGCAGAGTTCCAGGCCCTACCATGCGGGCCAAAGCCGGGGAACGGGTGCGGATTATCTTTCATAACCAAGACGGGCATTCCCACAGCATGCACTTTCACGGCATTCACCCCGCTGAGATGGACGGCGTTCAGCCAATTCGCCATGGGCAGACGATGGTGTACGAGTTTGAGGCTGGCCCATTTGGCGTACATCCCTACCATTGCCACGTCGCCCCGGTAACGCGCCATATCAGCAAGGGGCTCTATGGCCTGTTTATTGTGGATCCACCCGAGGGCCGTCCACCTGCGGACGAGATGGTGCTGGTGATGGGTGGCTTTGACATTGACAACGATGGGCACAACGAGCTGTATGCCTTTAACGGCATTCCCAACTACTACCGCGATCACCCAATTCCCATCTACCAAAACCAGCGGGTGCGGCTGTATCTGCTCAACATGGTCGAGTTTGACGTGGCGGTGACCTTCCACATCCATGCCAACTTGTTTCAAATTTTTCCGACGGGGCGCACCCTCACCTCAACCGGCGATTCTGACGTGATCACCATGGGCACCGCCGAGCGCCACATTCTGGAGTTTGCCTACCCCTATCCCGGTCAATATATGTTTCATCCCCATCAGGATGCGATCGCAGAGCACGGCTGCATGGGGCTGTTTGATGTCTTGCCGGCCTAG
- a CDS encoding SMP-30/gluconolactonase/LRE family protein, which yields MTAATLPKLSAQNVLHARARLGEGPLWDGDKQVLYWVDILNHRVHVFEPSSGDDCHWDVGDMGSAIALMAGERLLVAMGDRITQLDLTSGEVETLHTFEFDAPGTRFNDGKCDPQGRFWIGSMSPDYPGHAALYRYDPDGSVRTMETELTISNGLGWSPDGHTFYLTDSPQRKIFAYRFDGATGEISDRTVAIDLGKEDEFIEPDGLAIDNDGNIWTALWNGSCVACFSPSGESLGRVKLPVQRPTCPTFGGPNRQTLYVTTASVGLSQKEIQQGFYSGDLFAIAAPVPGLPTNPFGA from the coding sequence ATGACCGCTGCGACCCTGCCTAAGCTATCGGCCCAAAACGTGCTCCATGCCCGCGCTCGCCTGGGAGAAGGCCCTCTGTGGGATGGCGACAAGCAGGTGCTCTACTGGGTCGATATTCTCAACCACCGCGTCCATGTGTTTGAGCCCAGCAGCGGCGACGACTGCCACTGGGATGTGGGCGATATGGGCAGCGCCATAGCCTTGATGGCAGGCGAGAGGCTGCTGGTGGCCATGGGCGATCGCATCACCCAGCTCGATCTCACCTCGGGTGAGGTCGAAACCCTCCACACCTTTGAGTTTGATGCCCCGGGCACCCGCTTTAACGACGGCAAGTGCGACCCCCAGGGCCGCTTTTGGATTGGCTCTATGAGCCCAGACTATCCTGGCCATGCGGCCCTCTACCGCTACGACCCCGATGGCTCAGTGCGCACCATGGAAACCGAACTGACGATCTCCAACGGGCTGGGCTGGAGCCCCGACGGCCATACCTTTTATTTGACTGACTCACCCCAGCGCAAAATTTTTGCCTACAGATTCGATGGGGCAACGGGGGAAATTAGCGATCGCACCGTTGCCATTGACCTGGGCAAAGAAGATGAATTCATCGAACCCGACGGCCTAGCGATCGACAACGACGGCAATATCTGGACGGCGCTTTGGAATGGCAGCTGCGTGGCCTGCTTTAGCCCCTCTGGAGAATCCTTGGGCCGGGTGAAACTGCCCGTGCAGCGCCCCACTTGCCCCACCTTTGGCGGCCCTAACCGACAGACCCTCTACGTCACTACCGCCTCCGTAGGGCTGAGCCAAAAGGAGATTCAGCAGGGGTTTTATTCGGGGGATTTGTTTGCGATCGCAGCCCCTGTGCCCGGCCTGCCCACCAACCCCTTTGGAGCTTAA
- a CDS encoding tetratricopeptide repeat protein, whose amino-acid sequence MGKVSGWILCTALVLAGCQRETAVPWQSAILSTEALDNLALPTFLVDVATAARYRQEGLAFRQQGDMERAIATLKIAAALDPRNPEGQVLLGWTQHLAGFAAPAVSALQTALSYSPEHVPALNALGIVYLVDGQLEAAVETHTRAAELEPRNEIAHYNLSLAYQRLGQVEQAVAEAQTATELEPGNPHPWVALALAHWSAENNAEAIANYRQALAIDSRYTSRDYLDHLEQAGFSQEQIEATEEIRQAAGL is encoded by the coding sequence ATGGGAAAAGTCTCTGGTTGGATACTCTGCACGGCTTTAGTTCTGGCGGGCTGCCAGCGGGAGACGGCGGTGCCGTGGCAGTCCGCTATACTTTCGACCGAGGCGCTGGACAATCTGGCGTTGCCGACCTTCCTGGTGGATGTGGCGACAGCGGCTCGCTACCGCCAGGAGGGGCTAGCCTTTCGGCAGCAGGGAGATATGGAGCGGGCGATCGCCACCCTCAAGATTGCCGCCGCCCTCGACCCCCGCAACCCCGAAGGCCAAGTCTTGCTGGGCTGGACTCAGCACCTCGCCGGGTTTGCGGCCCCCGCCGTTTCGGCACTACAAACCGCCCTGAGCTATAGCCCAGAGCACGTGCCCGCCCTCAACGCCCTAGGCATTGTCTATCTGGTGGATGGGCAGCTAGAGGCGGCGGTAGAGACCCACACCCGCGCCGCCGAACTTGAGCCCCGCAATGAAATCGCCCACTATAACCTCAGCTTGGCCTACCAGCGGTTAGGACAGGTCGAGCAGGCCGTAGCTGAAGCCCAAACCGCCACCGAGCTAGAGCCGGGCAACCCCCACCCCTGGGTAGCGCTGGCGTTGGCCCACTGGTCAGCCGAGAACAATGCTGAGGCGATCGCCAACTACCGTCAGGCATTAGCGATCGACAGTCGCTACACAAGCCGCGACTACCTAGACCACTTAGAACAAGCCGGGTTTAGCCAGGAGCAGATCGAAGCAACCGAGGAAATTCGTCAGGCGGCGGGGCTGTAG
- a CDS encoding diacylglycerol/lipid kinase family protein → MKSNWETPEMNTVLIVNPTSGPSENSQLVPDLTNALHSQGIHAEICPTTAEENGQGLAAAAAKSGAKLVVVAGGDGTIEAVARGLVHTQTTLGIIPLGTRNNIAASLNIPTDMAQAVQVLTEGKRSQFDLGKANNHYFMEVVGIGLEASLFPCGDDVKEGIKSNYWAAIKSFFAGFKTFLQFKPHRLALRFDGKRARLSTLQVNVCNSPRYGVEFALAPEAKMNDGKLDLIYINKPSKWDHFRQFFAAMRGKQLPHERLKMHQASTIEVRAYPALDVHADGECIGTTPVVVEVVPKALWIYVPTPELAVTFTEQNSAAEKNSIFDFIQHPQDSEPQDFEPQTPSSEALDF, encoded by the coding sequence GTGAAATCTAATTGGGAGACTCCAGAGATGAATACCGTACTGATCGTCAACCCCACCTCTGGGCCAAGTGAAAACTCTCAGCTAGTGCCCGATCTTACCAACGCTTTACACAGCCAGGGCATCCACGCCGAAATCTGCCCTACAACAGCCGAGGAAAATGGCCAAGGGTTAGCGGCCGCAGCCGCAAAATCGGGAGCAAAGCTGGTGGTTGTCGCCGGGGGCGACGGCACAATTGAAGCTGTCGCTCGGGGATTGGTGCATACTCAAACGACATTGGGCATTATTCCCCTTGGCACGCGCAATAATATTGCGGCCAGCCTAAATATTCCGACGGATATGGCACAGGCTGTGCAAGTTCTCACAGAGGGAAAGCGCAGCCAATTTGACCTAGGCAAAGCCAATAACCACTATTTTATGGAAGTAGTGGGCATAGGCTTAGAAGCCTCACTTTTTCCCTGTGGAGATGACGTCAAGGAAGGCATTAAGAGCAACTATTGGGCAGCTATTAAAAGCTTTTTTGCTGGCTTCAAAACCTTCTTGCAGTTTAAGCCACACCGTTTGGCCTTGCGCTTTGATGGCAAAAGGGCGCGGCTGAGCACCTTACAAGTCAATGTCTGCAACAGCCCTCGCTATGGTGTCGAGTTTGCTCTAGCACCCGAGGCCAAAATGAATGACGGCAAGCTTGACCTTATCTATATCAACAAGCCCTCTAAGTGGGATCATTTCCGCCAGTTTTTTGCGGCTATGCGGGGCAAACAGCTACCCCATGAACGGCTCAAAATGCATCAGGCCTCTACGATTGAAGTGAGAGCGTACCCAGCGCTAGATGTTCATGCCGATGGGGAATGTATCGGCACAACGCCGGTCGTCGTTGAGGTTGTTCCTAAAGCCCTCTGGATCTATGTGCCCACACCTGAGCTAGCGGTCACATTCACTGAACAAAACAGTGCTGCTGAGAAAAATAGCATTTTTGATTTCATCCAGCACCCTCAAGACTCTGAGCCTCAAGACTTTGAGCCTCAAACTCCTAGTTCTGAAGCCCTTGATTTTTAA
- a CDS encoding DUF4041 domain-containing protein — translation MSFLLFFLSIGLATATGLLYSQLQKSKDENKIAQQRVQEASKRLQAADKKYSGLISKEEEIRKLESQTTVLRDRIKVLQQQADIQEQEISCKIEALTEKLSELEEKDFVEDFGFYESKYDFKEALEYKQKLDEIRSNQKRLIKDRQAAICDTEWTVSGSKKEGRKMVDSFLKLVLRAFNGECDAAVGKVKYNNIQTMENRIRKAYEALNKLSQTTHCEITPKYLDLKIQELQLTHEYQEKRYQEQEEQRQIREQMREEEKAQKELEKARLDAEKEERQYQDALEKAKKEAENATGKLQQNLLSKIEELEKRVAEAEANRERAVSQAQLTKTGHVYVISNIGSFGEDVYKIGMTRRLNPEERIRELSAASVPFPFDIHAMISCSNAPELEGRLHKMFDDRRVNSINSRKEFFRVSLEEITRAVSRIDEELSTCTSEIKMTKVAEASEYRKSLAQTRARQSVSK, via the coding sequence ATGTCATTCTTACTATTTTTTCTTTCGATTGGTCTTGCTACTGCCACTGGATTACTCTACAGCCAGCTACAGAAAAGTAAAGATGAGAACAAAATAGCTCAGCAGCGTGTTCAAGAGGCTAGTAAAAGGCTTCAAGCCGCTGATAAAAAATATAGTGGCCTAATTTCAAAGGAAGAAGAGATTAGAAAGCTAGAGTCGCAAACGACTGTACTTCGAGATCGAATAAAGGTACTTCAGCAACAAGCCGATATTCAAGAGCAAGAAATTAGCTGTAAAATTGAAGCCTTAACTGAGAAGCTTTCAGAGCTTGAAGAGAAAGACTTTGTTGAGGATTTTGGCTTCTATGAATCAAAATATGATTTCAAAGAAGCTTTAGAATACAAGCAAAAACTGGACGAAATTCGCTCTAACCAGAAGAGGCTTATAAAAGATAGGCAAGCGGCAATATGTGATACAGAGTGGACTGTTTCTGGCAGTAAGAAAGAAGGCCGCAAGATGGTTGATAGCTTTTTGAAGCTAGTTCTTAGAGCATTCAACGGCGAATGTGATGCTGCCGTTGGCAAGGTCAAATATAACAATATACAGACTATGGAGAATCGTATTCGAAAAGCTTACGAGGCTTTGAATAAGCTCTCGCAAACAACACATTGCGAGATTACACCGAAATATCTGGATTTAAAGATTCAAGAATTACAGCTCACACACGAATATCAGGAAAAGCGATATCAGGAGCAAGAGGAGCAGCGACAGATCCGTGAACAGATGCGCGAGGAGGAAAAAGCTCAGAAAGAATTAGAAAAAGCAAGGTTGGATGCGGAAAAGGAAGAGCGTCAATATCAAGATGCTCTGGAGAAAGCCAAGAAAGAAGCAGAAAATGCTACTGGTAAGCTTCAGCAGAACCTCCTGTCTAAAATTGAGGAGTTAGAAAAGAGAGTTGCTGAGGCGGAAGCCAATAGAGAAAGAGCTGTTTCACAGGCTCAATTAACCAAGACAGGCCATGTCTACGTCATTTCAAACATTGGCTCATTTGGTGAGGATGTGTACAAAATCGGTATGACAAGACGGCTAAATCCAGAAGAACGCATTAGAGAGCTGAGCGCCGCATCCGTACCGTTCCCGTTTGACATTCATGCGATGATTTCGTGCAGCAATGCTCCAGAATTGGAAGGAAGGCTTCATAAGATGTTTGACGACAGACGCGTGAACAGCATCAATTCAAGAAAAGAGTTTTTCAGAGTATCCTTGGAAGAAATAACTAGAGCTGTGAGCCGTATCGATGAAGAGCTTAGCACTTGCACATCCGAAATAAAAATGACTAAAGTAGCTGAGGCATCTGAGTATCGAAAGTCTTTGGCTCAAACAAGGGCCAGACAAAGTGTTAGTAAGTGA